In Methanooceanicella nereidis, one DNA window encodes the following:
- a CDS encoding homocysteine biosynthesis protein, whose amino-acid sequence MVKRTIEEINEKIRDGSVHVITAEEMTSLVQEVGVEEAARQVDVVTTGTFGAMCSSGAFLNFGHSDPPIKMQKVWLNDVEAYTGIAAIDAYIGATQISETKGIEYGGSHVIEDLISGKEVTLKATAYGTDCYPRKYVETSITINDINQAMMVNPRNGYQNYNSATNGSGKAIYTYMGTLLPHYGNITYSGAGVLSPLSNDPEYRTIGVGTRIFLGGAPGYIISEGTQHNPGSGFGTLAVTGDLKKMSRDYIRAASIYKYGTSMFVGLGIPIPILNDDMAKFTAVSDADIKTTIYDYSVPRRSKPALREVSYEELKSGMVDLNGKEVKTSSLSSFYNARKVAAELKSWIKGGKFFLSSPAENLTRQSLSKPMKESQVMPLVKDIMVRNVATIRRGFSVDEAAKKIIQDRFNHLPVVDDGGKLVGIVTAWDVSKAVALSKRDSLEPIMTKNVITIGPDDPVDLAVRLLERYNISALPVIDGDKKVIGIVTGEGLSKLLARGVQK is encoded by the coding sequence ATGGTAAAGAGGACAATTGAAGAAATAAACGAAAAAATAAGAGACGGTTCCGTACACGTGATAACGGCAGAAGAGATGACATCTCTTGTCCAGGAAGTCGGCGTGGAAGAGGCGGCCCGGCAGGTGGATGTAGTTACTACCGGTACTTTCGGCGCTATGTGCTCGTCAGGAGCGTTCCTCAATTTCGGGCATTCAGACCCTCCCATAAAAATGCAAAAAGTATGGCTTAACGATGTGGAGGCATATACGGGCATAGCCGCTATCGACGCATATATCGGCGCGACCCAGATCTCCGAAACTAAAGGGATAGAGTACGGAGGCTCACATGTCATCGAAGACCTCATCTCAGGAAAAGAGGTGACATTAAAGGCTACTGCATACGGGACGGATTGCTACCCGAGAAAATATGTCGAGACATCTATCACTATCAATGACATCAACCAGGCAATGATGGTAAACCCGCGTAACGGGTACCAGAACTATAACTCGGCCACTAATGGCTCAGGCAAGGCGATCTATACATATATGGGCACGCTTTTGCCGCATTATGGTAATATAACCTACTCCGGAGCGGGAGTTTTATCCCCGCTGTCAAACGATCCCGAATATCGCACGATAGGGGTCGGCACGAGGATATTCCTCGGAGGAGCCCCGGGCTATATAATATCGGAAGGGACCCAGCATAATCCCGGCAGCGGCTTCGGTACGCTTGCAGTGACCGGGGACCTTAAAAAGATGAGCAGGGACTATATCAGGGCCGCTTCCATCTATAAGTACGGCACGTCGATGTTCGTTGGCCTCGGCATACCCATACCCATTCTTAACGATGACATGGCAAAGTTCACGGCAGTCAGCGACGCGGACATTAAGACCACCATATATGATTACTCAGTTCCGAGAAGGTCCAAGCCGGCTCTCAGGGAAGTATCCTACGAGGAGCTAAAAAGCGGCATGGTAGACCTTAACGGGAAGGAGGTCAAAACATCATCGCTGTCAAGCTTCTATAACGCAAGAAAGGTAGCTGCGGAGCTAAAGAGCTGGATCAAAGGAGGAAAGTTCTTCCTTTCATCTCCGGCAGAGAACCTGACTCGCCAGTCGCTGTCTAAGCCCATGAAGGAGTCGCAAGTCATGCCTCTGGTAAAAGACATAATGGTGCGAAACGTCGCCACCATAAGGCGCGGGTTCAGCGTTGACGAGGCCGCAAAAAAGATCATACAGGACAGGTTCAACCACCTGCCGGTCGTCGACGACGGCGGAAAGCTGGTGGGTATAGTCACCGCATGGGACGTATCGAAAGCCGTGGCGCTATCAAAGCGTGACAGCCTCGAACCCATCATGACAAAGAACGTCATAACCATAGGGCCTGACGATCCCGTGGACCTGGCCGTAAGG